CTTGCGCAGCTCGTACGGCACGCCCAGCTCCTCCACCAGCCAGACCGTGCCGGTGGAGCGTGTATTGGGTCCGTGCCAGACGGTGAGGTTGGTCATTACGCGGCGTCCTTTTGCTGATGGGCCACCCACGCGCTCGCGCACCCTTTGGCCAGCTCGCGTACCCGCGCGATCCAGCTGGCGCGTTCCGCCACGGAGATGGCGCCGCGGGCATCGACCAGATTGAACAGGTGCGACGCCTTCAGGCACCAGTCATAGGCGGGCAGGGGCAAAGGCGGGTCCAGAGCAAGCAGGGCCATGCACTGCTTTTCCGCGCCCTTGAACCATTCGATGAGCATATCGACATCGGCATGCTCGAAATTGAAGGCCGATTGCTGGCGCTCGTTTTCGAGGAATACGTCGCCATAGGACAGCCCGGCGCCGTTGAAATCGAGATCGTAGACATTCTCCACGCCCTGGACATACATGGCGAGGCGCTCGAGGCCGTAGGTCAGCTCGCCCGAAACCAGCTCCACATCCAGCCCGCCGACCTGCTGAAAGTAGGTGAATTGGCTCACCTCCATGCCGTCGCACCAGACCTCCCAGCCCAGCCCCCAGGCGCC
The window above is part of the Hyphomonadaceae bacterium ML37 genome. Proteins encoded here:
- a CDS encoding glycine--tRNA ligase subunit alpha, coding for MTARNAPSFQDLILTLHRYWADQGCAILQPYDIEVGAGTLHPATTLRSLGPKPWRAAYVQPSRRPGDGRYGENPNRLQHYYQYQVLLKPCPADIQDLYLGSLDAIGIDRKLHDVRFVEDDWENPTVGAWGLGWEVWCDGMEVSQFTYFQQVGGLDVELVSGELTYGLERLAMYVQGVENVYDLDFNGAGLSYGDVFLENERQQSAFNFEHADVDMLIEWFKGAEKQCMALLALDPPLPLPAYDWCLKASHLFNLVDARGAISVAERASWIARVRELAKGCASAWVAHQQKDAA